A region from the Candidatus Persebacteraceae bacterium Df01 genome encodes:
- a CDS encoding ABC transporter permease subunit, which produces MLPPAFQAVRPLLILLPFAALLALKPWLPEWAIVWPENLVPPLIDWINAVTDFLRKEKLVAGLTFKDMTRATAKTIEWPLNATNYLFVKGFGEVPPLPWLTVVGLAAVLGWWLKGWKIALLGGFCIFYFALFGKWKLSMTTLSAVLVAATLAGIIGLALGIIAARRRRFELTLLPILNVMQTLPHFSYLIPIAVFIGISHKAGVIATILFAIPPMTRLTLLGMRSVPAEVREAGLMAGCTPRQMLWKVELPAARDSLMVGVNQVIMQCLAMVVIASFVGTKGLGQDLLFRLQSLRIGQALENGIAIVFMAITLDRMSMALAHKQPTYLPAGPFWKKHPALTAAGIVIAVTFALAALTPYAQAFPKSLTITTAPFWDGLVDYVTQNFFEALSFYRDGFLVYVLIPLRSAFQWLPWLAVLALVAGVSWKLIGPRKAIIPCLLLLFIAFSGFWPRALITAYTVTFAVIVCVFFGVPLGVWAASSARRAKIANFLCDTFQTFPSFIYLIPVIMLFRVGDVAVITAIVIYAIIPAVRYTVFGLSKVPPQTIEAAQMSGCTPTQMLWKVRLPLAFPEIMLGVNQTIMFSLFMAIIAAFIGTNDLGQEMFRAMAFSDIGKALVIGLCVSCMGLIADRLITGWAAERKQQLGLT; this is translated from the coding sequence GTGCTGCCGCCAGCATTTCAAGCAGTGCGCCCACTGTTGATATTGTTACCTTTTGCCGCCCTACTAGCGTTAAAGCCGTGGCTTCCGGAATGGGCAATTGTGTGGCCAGAAAATCTTGTTCCGCCCCTCATTGATTGGATTAATGCGGTAACAGATTTTTTGCGAAAGGAAAAACTCGTCGCCGGACTCACTTTTAAAGACATGACACGTGCTACGGCAAAAACCATTGAATGGCCGCTAAATGCAACCAACTATTTATTTGTCAAAGGTTTTGGCGAAGTGCCGCCACTGCCGTGGCTTACGGTAGTAGGCTTAGCGGCGGTACTGGGTTGGTGGCTCAAGGGCTGGAAAATTGCACTACTGGGCGGCTTTTGTATTTTTTATTTTGCGCTGTTTGGTAAATGGAAACTTTCCATGACTACTTTATCCGCCGTGCTCGTAGCAGCAACTCTAGCAGGCATCATCGGACTTGCACTGGGTATTATCGCGGCGCGACGACGGCGATTTGAACTGACGTTGTTACCAATACTCAATGTCATGCAAACATTACCTCATTTTTCTTACCTAATTCCAATCGCCGTTTTTATCGGCATTTCTCACAAAGCAGGCGTTATCGCTACCATTCTTTTTGCTATTCCTCCCATGACAAGGCTCACGCTACTAGGAATGCGAAGCGTACCAGCGGAAGTGCGAGAAGCCGGACTCATGGCCGGTTGCACACCTCGGCAAATGTTGTGGAAAGTAGAGCTGCCAGCTGCACGCGATTCGTTGATGGTCGGCGTTAATCAAGTTATCATGCAATGTTTGGCAATGGTAGTCATTGCCTCTTTTGTCGGCACCAAAGGGTTGGGACAAGATTTACTGTTTCGCCTGCAGTCATTACGCATCGGTCAAGCACTAGAAAACGGTATCGCCATTGTTTTTATGGCAATAACACTGGATCGGATGAGCATGGCACTGGCACACAAACAGCCGACATATTTACCTGCTGGCCCGTTTTGGAAAAAGCATCCGGCACTCACAGCAGCGGGAATAGTTATTGCCGTCACTTTTGCCTTAGCAGCACTCACTCCGTATGCTCAAGCGTTTCCCAAATCACTCACTATCACCACTGCCCCATTTTGGGACGGCCTAGTAGATTATGTCACGCAGAATTTTTTTGAAGCACTATCGTTTTATCGAGATGGATTTTTGGTGTATGTGTTAATTCCACTCCGCTCGGCATTTCAATGGCTGCCATGGTTAGCGGTACTAGCACTCGTAGCAGGAGTCAGTTGGAAACTTATCGGCCCGCGAAAAGCAATCATTCCTTGTCTGCTACTGCTGTTTATCGCTTTTTCTGGATTTTGGCCACGCGCTCTTATCACCGCCTACACAGTAACATTCGCCGTTATCGTGTGCGTATTTTTTGGCGTGCCGCTGGGCGTGTGGGCAGCATCTTCAGCACGGCGAGCAAAAATTGCCAATTTTTTGTGCGACACTTTTCAAACTTTTCCATCGTTCATTTACTTAATTCCGGTTATCATGCTCTTTCGTGTCGGTGATGTCGCTGTTATTACTGCCATTGTCATCTATGCGATTATTCCCGCGGTACGCTACACCGTATTTGGGTTGAGCAAGGTGCCTCCACAAACAATTGAAGCAGCACAGATGTCTGGTTGCACACCAACCCAAATGCTATGGAAAGTGCGCCTACCGCTGGCGTTTCCAGAAATCATGCTGGGTGTTAATCAAACGATTATGTTCAGCCTCTTTATGGCCATTATTGCGGCTTTCATCGGCACCAACGACTTGGGACAAGAAATGTTTCGCGCCATGGCGTTTAGCGACATTGGTAAGGCATTAGTTATCGGTTTGTGCGTGTCGTGTATGGGGCTGATAGCCGACCGACTCATCACTGGCTGGGCAGCAGAACGAAAACAACAATTGGGACTTACCTAA
- the ychF gene encoding redox-regulated ATPase YchF, which translates to MGLKCGIVGLPNVGKSTLFNALTAGEAAAANYPFCTIEPNVGIAELADERLQQLAVTAKAQKTIPAVVEFVDIAGLVEGAAQNAGLGNRFLAHIREADGIAHVVRCFESDDITHVSGDVKPTDDISAINTELALADLDTVEKIRQKAVKNARLGDKDAAAMSVLCDRFVKHLDSGSMARTLTLNETEALLAQSLFLLTAKPIIYVANVNEDGFENNPRLQAVEELAQAEGASVIPICAQLEADTAGLSEDEKTELLQDYGLQKTALARLAQTAFDMLGLATYFTAGVKEARAWTIRRGMTAPEAAGVIHTDFMRGFIRAEVCGWEDFVNLNGEVGARAAGKMRLEGKEYVVQDGDVMNFRFNV; encoded by the coding sequence ATGGGACTTAAATGCGGTATTGTCGGCTTGCCTAATGTAGGAAAATCCACATTATTTAATGCACTCACTGCTGGCGAAGCGGCGGCGGCGAATTATCCGTTTTGCACTATTGAACCTAATGTCGGTATTGCTGAGCTTGCCGATGAGCGGTTGCAGCAGTTGGCGGTAACGGCAAAAGCACAAAAAACTATTCCTGCTGTGGTGGAATTTGTTGACATTGCGGGGCTGGTAGAAGGAGCTGCTCAAAATGCCGGTTTAGGTAATCGTTTTCTTGCTCATATTCGAGAAGCTGATGGCATTGCTCATGTAGTGCGCTGTTTTGAATCGGATGATATTACACATGTATCCGGTGATGTGAAACCGACCGACGATATTTCTGCGATTAATACCGAACTGGCGCTGGCAGATTTGGACACGGTTGAAAAAATCCGCCAAAAAGCCGTTAAAAACGCTCGCCTTGGTGACAAAGACGCCGCCGCCATGAGTGTCCTGTGTGATAGATTTGTTAAACATTTAGATAGTGGTAGCATGGCGCGGACTTTAACATTGAATGAAACGGAAGCTTTGCTGGCACAATCGTTATTTTTACTTACTGCCAAGCCGATTATTTATGTGGCAAATGTCAATGAAGATGGTTTTGAAAATAATCCACGTTTGCAAGCAGTTGAAGAACTGGCGCAAGCTGAAGGCGCGTCGGTGATACCCATTTGCGCACAGTTGGAAGCCGATACTGCCGGTTTGTCTGAAGATGAAAAAACTGAACTGCTGCAAGATTATGGTTTGCAAAAAACGGCATTGGCGCGTCTGGCACAGACGGCATTTGATATGCTAGGGTTGGCAACTTATTTTACTGCTGGCGTTAAGGAGGCACGAGCGTGGACGATTCGCCGTGGCATGACAGCACCGGAAGCAGCCGGTGTTATTCACACCGATTTTATGCGTGGTTTTATTCGCGCTGAAGTTTGCGGTTGGGAGGATTTTGTGAATTTGAATGGTGAAGTCGGTGCTCGTGCAGCAGGAAAAATGCGATTAGAAGGGAAAGAGTACGTTGTGCAAGACGGTGACGTTATGAATTTTCGATTTAACGTTTAG
- the pth gene encoding aminoacyl-tRNA hydrolase: MHFSPALVVGLGNPGAQYAATRHNAGFWFMHMLADGAPFSVKSSLHGDLAVTAGCRLLRPATFMNHSGCATAAVANYFKIPPAAILVVHDEVALPAGTARLKFGGGHAGHNGLADISKALDSRDYWRLRLGVGAPPVGDTLADYVLRCPPAVEREAVDAAIDRVLSIWPSIAVGDYENAMLWLHTQEK, from the coding sequence ATGCATTTCTCTCCCGCTCTTGTTGTCGGCTTGGGCAATCCCGGCGCACAATATGCCGCTACCCGCCACAATGCTGGTTTTTGGTTTATGCATATGCTAGCGGATGGAGCCCCATTTAGCGTCAAAAGTTCCCTGCACGGCGACCTTGCTGTTACCGCTGGTTGTCGCTTGCTGCGTCCTGCGACATTTATGAATCACAGCGGTTGCGCTACTGCAGCAGTTGCAAATTATTTTAAAATCCCACCGGCAGCAATACTTGTCGTTCACGATGAAGTGGCACTGCCAGCTGGTACAGCGCGGTTAAAATTCGGTGGAGGACACGCTGGCCACAATGGACTAGCCGATATTAGTAAGGCACTGGACAGCCGTGATTATTGGCGGCTTCGATTAGGTGTCGGCGCTCCACCTGTGGGTGACACACTGGCAGATTATGTATTGCGCTGCCCCCCAGCAGTAGAGCGGGAAGCTGTTGATGCCGCTATTGACCGTGTTTTATCGATATGGCCCTCGATAGCGGTGGGAGATTATGAAAACGCCATGTTATGGCTACACACTCAGGAGAAATAA
- a CDS encoding aspartate carbamoyltransferase catalytic subunit — MQLTSDGRLRHLITLDGLSKSLLCDIFSDADIWARGNSSRPLAEKLFINIFFETSTRTRTAFEAAAKQLGADVVNLNQATMAGDIKQESLEDTVRTVAAMGAVGIALRHPDAGAPQAAVAAAAPGIAVINGGNNCESHPTQGLTDAYTIRERVGDDFSGLSVAIVGDVLHSRVARSNLHMLRIMGATDIRLVGPPELCPQILQNDLGASVFSDLEEAINSVDIVILLRVQRERLRAMPQESDYFRNYGLTAARLAMLKKDVMILHPGPINRGVEISDSVADGPQSMILRQVTNGMAIRKAVLSRLCST, encoded by the coding sequence ATGCAGTTAACCTCCGACGGGCGATTGCGCCACTTAATTACCTTAGATGGGCTATCCAAAAGCTTACTGTGTGATATTTTTTCTGATGCCGATATTTGGGCGCGCGGTAATAGTAGCCGCCCACTAGCCGAAAAATTATTTATCAATATCTTTTTTGAAACTAGCACTCGCACTCGCACAGCTTTTGAGGCAGCGGCAAAACAATTGGGCGCCGATGTGGTGAATCTTAATCAGGCAACAATGGCGGGAGATATTAAACAAGAATCGCTAGAAGATACCGTACGCACCGTCGCCGCCATGGGAGCAGTGGGCATTGCTCTACGTCATCCGGATGCCGGTGCGCCACAGGCAGCCGTGGCAGCAGCCGCACCCGGCATTGCCGTTATTAACGGCGGTAACAATTGCGAATCACATCCCACTCAAGGTCTAACCGATGCGTACACAATACGCGAGCGGGTGGGCGATGATTTTTCTGGCTTGTCGGTGGCCATTGTTGGTGATGTGTTGCACTCGCGGGTAGCGCGTTCCAATCTACACATGTTGCGCATTATGGGAGCAACAGATATTCGTTTAGTCGGTCCTCCAGAACTGTGTCCGCAAATCTTGCAAAACGATTTAGGGGCGTCTGTCTTTTCCGATTTAGAAGAAGCAATAAACAGTGTGGATATAGTCATCTTATTGCGGGTACAGCGCGAGCGATTGCGAGCAATGCCACAAGAGTCAGATTATTTTAGAAATTATGGATTGACCGCAGCGCGCTTAGCGATGCTTAAAAAAGATGTGATGATATTGCACCCTGGACCGATTAATCGCGGCGTAGAAATTTCCGACTCAGTAGCAGACGGCCCACAATCCATGATTTTGCGACAAGTAACCAACGGCATGGCTATTCGCAAGGCGGTCCTGTCACGCCTCTGCTCCACCTAA
- a CDS encoding amino acid ABC transporter ATP-binding protein produces the protein MTAAVDICGLVKRFGDTLVLNGVDFQANEGEVVSLLGSSGSGKSTLLRCINLLETPDAGTLQVCGENIIPATATSEQLRRLRTQVPMVFQHFNLWSHMTALANVAEAPQQMLGMTKRQARELALAMLDKVGLAARADYFPTHLSGGQQQRVGIARALAMSPRIILFDEPTSALDPELIGEVLTVMRKLAEEQVTMIVVTHEINFARELSNRVVFLDKGVVCAEGTPEILVTPDNPRLQLFLSHGRQY, from the coding sequence ATGACAGCCGCAGTTGATATTTGCGGGCTGGTTAAGCGTTTTGGCGACACCCTTGTACTAAATGGTGTAGATTTTCAAGCCAACGAAGGAGAAGTAGTAAGCTTACTAGGCTCATCTGGATCCGGCAAAAGCACCCTTTTACGCTGCATTAATTTATTAGAAACACCGGATGCGGGTACTCTACAAGTATGCGGCGAAAACATTATTCCCGCAACTGCAACCTCTGAACAATTACGGCGGCTACGCACACAAGTGCCAATGGTATTTCAACATTTTAATTTGTGGTCGCACATGACGGCACTTGCCAACGTGGCAGAAGCACCTCAACAAATGCTGGGAATGACGAAACGGCAAGCGCGGGAATTAGCGCTGGCGATGCTGGACAAAGTTGGACTGGCCGCACGCGCTGATTATTTCCCTACCCATCTATCAGGCGGACAACAGCAACGAGTAGGTATTGCCCGGGCGCTGGCAATGTCTCCACGGATAATTTTGTTTGACGAACCAACATCGGCACTGGACCCAGAGCTTATTGGCGAAGTGCTTACTGTCATGCGTAAGCTAGCCGAAGAGCAAGTGACAATGATTGTAGTTACGCACGAAATTAATTTTGCCCGTGAATTATCCAATCGAGTGGTATTTTTAGACAAAGGTGTGGTATGCGCAGAAGGCACCCCAGAAATTTTAGTAACGCCTGATAATCCGCGATTGCAGCTATTTTTATCGCACGGACGACAATACTAA